A stretch of Enterobacter cloacae complex sp. ECNIH7 DNA encodes these proteins:
- the yncL gene encoding stress response membrane protein YncL: MWIYGKRRNVNTNGKEIAPSATRLMGWRFRTNLQVASPLRSHFEDAGLLLNRSLNPKVHTMNVSSRTVVILNILSATGLLLILAERFHWF; this comes from the coding sequence ATGTGGATTTACGGCAAGCGACGTAATGTTAACACTAACGGAAAGGAGATTGCACCCTCTGCGACCAGATTGATGGGCTGGCGCTTTCGCACGAATTTGCAGGTTGCTTCTCCCCTGCGCTCGCATTTCGAAGATGCTGGGCTACTCTTGAACAGGTCTTTAAACCCAAAGGTGCATACCATGAACGTATCCAGTAGAACGGTTGTGATATTGAACATCCTTTCCGCCACAGGTTTATTGTTAATTCTCGCCGAACGATTCCACTGGTTCTGA
- the thrS gene encoding threonine--tRNA ligase has protein sequence MPVITLPDGSQRHFDRAVSPMDVALDIGPGLAKATIAGRVNGELVDASDLIENDATLAIITAKDEEGLEIIRHSCAHLLGHAIKQLWPNTKMAIGPVIDNGFYYDVDLDHTLTQEDIDALEKRMHELAETNYDVIKKKVSWHEARETFVKRGESYKVSILDENISHDDKPGLYHHEEYVDMCRGPHVPNMRFCHHFKLMKIAGAYWRGDSNNKMLQRIYGTAWADKKALNAYLLRLEEAAKRDHRKIGKQLDLYHMQEEAPGMVFWHNDGWTIFRELETFVRSKLKEYQYQEVKGPFMMDRVLWEKTGHWDNYKDAMFTTSSENREYCIKPMNCPGHVQIFNQGLKSYRDLPLRMAEFGSCHRNEPSGALHGLMRVRGFTQDDAHIFCTEDQVRDEVNACIRMVYDMYSTFGFEKIVVKLSTRPEKRIGSDETWDRAEADLAVALEENGIPFEYQLGEGAFYGPKIEFTLYDCLDRAWQCGTVQLDFSLPQRLSASYVGEDNERQVPVMIHRAILGSLERFIGILTEEFAGFFPTWLAPVQVVVMNITDSQADYVKELTQKLQNAGIRVKADLRNEKIGFKIREHTLRRVPYMLVCGDKEVEAGKVAVRTRRGKDLGSLDVSEVIEKLQQEIRSRSLQQLEE, from the coding sequence ATGCCTGTAATTACTCTTCCTGATGGCAGCCAACGCCATTTCGACCGTGCTGTTAGCCCAATGGATGTAGCCCTGGACATTGGTCCTGGTCTCGCGAAAGCGACTATCGCTGGCCGCGTTAACGGTGAGCTGGTGGATGCTTCCGATCTGATCGAAAACGATGCGACGCTTGCAATCATCACTGCGAAAGACGAAGAAGGTCTGGAGATCATTCGTCACTCCTGCGCGCACCTGTTAGGCCATGCCATCAAACAGCTGTGGCCAAACACCAAAATGGCGATCGGTCCGGTTATCGACAACGGTTTCTACTATGACGTTGACCTTGACCACACCCTGACTCAGGAAGATATCGACGCGCTCGAAAAACGCATGCACGAGCTCGCCGAAACGAACTATGACGTCATCAAGAAGAAAGTCAGCTGGCACGAAGCGCGTGAAACCTTCGTGAAGCGCGGCGAGAGCTATAAAGTCTCTATTCTTGACGAGAACATTTCGCATGATGACAAGCCTGGCTTGTACCATCACGAAGAATACGTCGACATGTGCCGTGGACCGCACGTGCCGAACATGCGCTTCTGTCATCACTTTAAGCTGATGAAGATCGCGGGCGCCTACTGGCGTGGCGACAGCAACAACAAGATGTTGCAGCGTATTTATGGTACCGCGTGGGCTGATAAAAAAGCCCTGAACGCATACCTGCTGCGCCTGGAAGAGGCGGCGAAGCGTGACCACCGTAAAATCGGTAAGCAGCTTGACCTGTACCACATGCAGGAAGAAGCGCCGGGTATGGTGTTCTGGCATAACGACGGCTGGACTATCTTCCGTGAACTGGAAACTTTCGTACGCTCCAAGCTGAAAGAGTACCAGTATCAGGAAGTGAAAGGCCCGTTCATGATGGACCGTGTGCTGTGGGAAAAAACCGGCCACTGGGACAACTACAAAGATGCGATGTTCACCACCTCGTCTGAGAACCGTGAATACTGCATCAAGCCAATGAACTGCCCGGGCCACGTTCAGATCTTCAACCAGGGTCTGAAATCCTACCGCGACCTGCCGCTGCGTATGGCGGAGTTCGGTAGCTGCCACCGTAACGAGCCATCAGGTGCGCTGCACGGTCTGATGCGTGTTCGTGGCTTTACTCAGGATGATGCGCATATCTTCTGTACTGAAGATCAGGTTCGTGACGAAGTTAACGCCTGTATTCGTATGGTCTACGATATGTACAGCACCTTTGGCTTCGAGAAGATCGTCGTCAAACTCTCAACGCGTCCGGAAAAACGTATCGGTAGCGATGAGACATGGGATCGCGCAGAAGCGGATCTCGCCGTGGCGCTGGAAGAGAACGGCATTCCGTTCGAATACCAGCTGGGCGAGGGCGCATTCTACGGTCCGAAAATTGAATTTACCCTGTATGACTGCCTCGATCGCGCATGGCAGTGCGGTACTGTACAGCTGGACTTCTCCCTGCCGCAGCGTTTAAGCGCCTCTTATGTTGGCGAAGACAACGAGCGTCAGGTACCGGTAATGATTCACCGTGCAATTCTCGGTTCTCTGGAACGCTTCATCGGCATCCTGACCGAAGAGTTCGCTGGCTTCTTCCCAACCTGGCTTGCGCCAGTGCAGGTCGTGGTGATGAACATTACCGATTCTCAGGCGGATTACGTTAAAGAATTGACGCAGAAACTACAAAATGCGGGCATTCGCGTAAAAGCAGACTTGAGAAATGAGAAGATTGGCTTTAAAATCCGCGAGCACACTTTACGTCGTGTCCCGTATATGTTGGTCTGTGGTGATAAAGAGGTGGAAGCAGGCAAAGTCGCCGTTCGCACCCGCCGTGGTAAAGACCTGGGCAGCCTGGACGTAAGTGAAGTGATTGAGAAGCTGCAACAAGAGATTCGCAGCCGCAGTCTTCAACAACTGGAGGAATAA
- the infC gene encoding translation initiation factor IF-3, with protein sequence MKGGKRVQTARPNRINGEIRAQEVRLTDLEGEPLGIVSLREAIEKAEEAGVDLVEISPNAEPPVCRIMDYGKFLYEKSKSSKEQKKKQKVIQVKEIKFRPGTDDGDYQVKLRSLIRFLEDGDKAKITLRFRGREMAHQQIGMEVLNRVRDDLSELAVVESFPTKIEGRQMIMVLAPKKKQ encoded by the coding sequence ATTAAAGGCGGAAAACGAGTTCAAACGGCACGTCCGAATCGTATCAATGGCGAGATTCGCGCCCAGGAAGTTCGCTTAACAGATCTTGAAGGTGAACCACTGGGGATTGTGAGTCTGAGAGAAGCGATCGAAAAAGCTGAAGAAGCTGGAGTAGATTTAGTTGAAATCAGCCCTAACGCCGAACCGCCAGTTTGTCGTATCATGGACTACGGCAAGTTCCTTTATGAAAAGAGTAAGTCTTCTAAGGAACAGAAGAAGAAGCAAAAAGTTATCCAGGTTAAGGAAATCAAATTCCGTCCTGGTACCGACGATGGCGATTATCAGGTAAAACTCCGCAGCCTGATTCGCTTTCTGGAAGATGGCGATAAGGCCAAGATCACACTGCGTTTCCGTGGTCGTGAGATGGCCCACCAACAGATTGGTATGGAAGTGCTTAACCGCGTCCGTGACGATCTGAGTGAACTGGCAGTAGTCGAATCCTTCCCTACGAAGATCGAAGGCCGCCAGATGATCATGGTGCTCGCTCCTAAGAAG